A region from the Amycolatopsis camponoti genome encodes:
- a CDS encoding copper resistance CopC family protein: protein MRKALVALALTVVAVLGTATPALAHNVLISSDPANGSSVAAGPQKVSLTFDQYVQGADVNQIAVTGPGGGQWAEGPISVVNNVLTAPLRPLGPAGKYTIGYRVLSADGHPVTGELTFTLTAAGTGTPATVDAAKSPGSSSSAAPQPGSTGVPIWVWIAGAIVLLAIGLTVALRSGRSVEEKN, encoded by the coding sequence ATGCGGAAGGCGCTCGTCGCGCTGGCGTTGACGGTGGTGGCCGTGCTCGGCACGGCCACCCCGGCGCTGGCGCACAACGTGCTGATCTCCTCGGACCCGGCGAACGGCTCGTCCGTCGCCGCCGGTCCGCAGAAGGTCAGCCTGACTTTCGACCAGTACGTGCAGGGCGCCGACGTCAACCAGATCGCGGTGACCGGACCCGGCGGCGGCCAGTGGGCCGAGGGACCGATCAGCGTGGTGAACAACGTCCTCACCGCGCCCCTGCGGCCGCTCGGCCCGGCCGGGAAGTACACCATCGGCTACCGGGTGCTCTCGGCGGACGGCCACCCGGTGACCGGTGAGCTCACCTTCACCCTCACCGCGGCGGGCACCGGCACGCCGGCGACCGTCGACGCGGCGAAGTCGCCGGGCAGCTCGTCGTCGGCCGCGCCGCAGCCGGGCTCGACCGGGGTGCCGATCTGGGTCTGGATCGCCGGCGCCATCGTGCTGCTGGCGATCGGGCTCACGGTGGCCCTGCGCTCGGGCCGGTCGGTGGAAGAGAAGAACTGA
- a CDS encoding DUF6474 family protein, with amino-acid sequence MARKAKVEGDARFTPKKAKNAIAVAKVLGPVVIPVVAPFAVRAAGSARELYDRYQARKLGVSVDKLGEYTGRGAALHARIAGVAEGCRDLQKSEKASKADQEFAKESLNTLEQLSASVRAAERMPAARRKSVHRAVHGELERLEGNLLHRLGI; translated from the coding sequence ATGGCGCGCAAGGCCAAGGTCGAGGGTGATGCCAGGTTCACCCCCAAGAAGGCGAAGAACGCGATCGCGGTGGCGAAGGTGCTCGGCCCGGTCGTGATCCCGGTGGTCGCGCCGTTCGCGGTGCGCGCGGCGGGCAGCGCGCGGGAGCTGTACGACCGCTACCAGGCACGCAAGCTCGGGGTTTCGGTCGACAAGCTGGGCGAGTACACCGGCCGAGGCGCGGCGCTGCACGCCCGCATCGCGGGGGTCGCCGAAGGCTGCCGCGATCTCCAGAAGTCCGAGAAGGCGTCGAAGGCCGACCAGGAGTTCGCGAAGGAATCGCTGAACACGCTGGAGCAGCTGTCGGCGTCGGTGCGGGCGGCGGAGCGGATGCCGGCGGCACGGCGCAAGTCCGTGCACCGCGCGGTGCACGGCGAGCTGGAGCGGCTGGAAGGCAACCTGCTGCACCGGCTGGGGATCTGA
- a CDS encoding SDR family NAD(P)-dependent oxidoreductase codes for MQITDTAALVTGGASGLGGATAKALAAKGARVFALDLASSIEKAEQVDGITYVEADVTDVEQVEAAVATASGSGVPLRTVVNCAGIGPSARILSKKGRHDLALYAKVIQINLIGTFNVLTVASEAIAKTEPLEDNARGVIINTASIAAFDGQIGQVAYSSSKGGVVGMTLPAARDLASHGIRVLTIAPGIVDTPMLATVSDEFRATLAAGIPFPKRLARPDEYAQLALSLIDHDYLNGEVVRMDGSLRMAPR; via the coding sequence ATGCAGATCACCGACACCGCGGCGCTCGTCACCGGGGGCGCTTCCGGCCTCGGCGGAGCGACGGCGAAGGCTCTCGCGGCCAAGGGCGCGCGGGTGTTCGCGCTCGACCTGGCGTCGTCCATCGAGAAGGCCGAGCAGGTCGACGGCATCACCTACGTCGAGGCCGACGTGACCGACGTCGAGCAGGTCGAGGCGGCCGTCGCGACCGCGTCGGGCTCGGGTGTCCCGCTGCGGACGGTGGTGAACTGCGCCGGCATCGGGCCGTCCGCGCGGATCCTGTCCAAGAAGGGCCGTCACGACCTCGCGCTGTACGCGAAGGTCATCCAGATCAACCTGATCGGCACGTTCAACGTGCTGACGGTCGCGTCCGAAGCGATCGCGAAGACCGAGCCGCTCGAGGACAACGCTCGCGGCGTCATCATCAACACCGCGTCGATCGCGGCCTTCGACGGCCAGATCGGGCAGGTCGCGTACTCGTCGTCCAAGGGCGGGGTCGTCGGCATGACGCTCCCCGCGGCCCGTGACCTGGCCTCGCACGGCATCCGCGTGCTGACGATCGCGCCGGGCATCGTCGACACCCCGATGCTCGCGACGGTCAGCGACGAGTTCCGCGCGACGCTCGCCGCCGGCATCCCGTTCCCTAAGCGCCTCGCGCGGCCGGACGAGTACGCGCAGCTCGCGCTGTCGCTCATCGACCACGACTACCTGAACGGCGAGGTCGTCCGCATGGACGGCTCGCTGCGGATGGCCCCGCGCTGA
- a CDS encoding ABC transporter ATP-binding protein — protein sequence MAENEEVSGVEIELEHVTKRYPGTREAAVDDFSMVVPAGKIVVFVGPSGCGKTTTMRMINRLVQPTSGKITIGGEDALSLDVDTLRRRIGYAIQQAGLFPHFTVAQNIGVVPGLLGWDKKKVNDRVEEMMDLVGLDPADFRDRFPRQLSGGQQQRVGVARALAADPPVLLMDEPFGAVDPITRGNLQDELLRLQSELKKTIVFVTHDFDEAVKLGDKIAVLGNQSSIMQYDTPEAILANPANDTVAGFVGAGASLKQLTLLRVRDVELAQDALTASVDDDPAELRKKLEDQRKHFALVLDARRRPTRWVHSRDLKAGASLANAGKPLRDIVSLQSTLQDALEAMLAEGGSVPVTGARGEYAGTIQLDTVIATIQQLREEHTNGEEVSA from the coding sequence GTGGCTGAGAACGAGGAAGTCTCCGGCGTCGAGATCGAGCTGGAGCACGTGACCAAGCGGTACCCCGGCACCCGCGAAGCGGCGGTCGACGACTTCTCCATGGTCGTGCCCGCCGGCAAGATCGTGGTCTTCGTCGGCCCGTCGGGCTGCGGCAAGACGACGACGATGCGGATGATCAACCGGCTGGTCCAGCCGACCTCCGGCAAGATCACCATCGGTGGTGAGGACGCGCTCAGCCTCGACGTCGACACCCTGCGCCGCCGGATCGGCTACGCGATCCAGCAGGCCGGGCTGTTCCCGCACTTCACCGTCGCGCAGAACATCGGCGTGGTGCCCGGTCTGCTCGGCTGGGACAAGAAGAAGGTCAACGACCGGGTCGAGGAGATGATGGACCTGGTCGGGCTCGACCCGGCCGACTTCCGCGACCGCTTCCCGCGCCAGCTCTCCGGCGGGCAGCAGCAGCGCGTCGGCGTCGCCCGGGCGCTCGCCGCGGACCCGCCGGTCCTGCTGATGGACGAGCCGTTCGGCGCGGTCGACCCGATCACCCGCGGCAACCTGCAGGACGAGCTGCTGCGGCTGCAGAGCGAGCTGAAGAAGACGATCGTGTTCGTCACGCACGACTTCGACGAGGCCGTGAAGCTCGGCGACAAGATCGCGGTGCTCGGCAACCAGTCGTCGATCATGCAGTACGACACGCCCGAGGCAATCCTGGCCAACCCGGCGAACGACACGGTCGCCGGCTTCGTCGGCGCGGGCGCGTCGCTGAAGCAGCTGACGCTGCTGCGGGTCCGGGACGTCGAGCTGGCGCAGGACGCGCTGACCGCGTCGGTCGACGACGACCCGGCCGAGCTCCGCAAGAAGCTCGAAGACCAGCGCAAGCACTTCGCGCTGGTCCTGGACGCGCGCCGCCGTCCGACGCGCTGGGTGCACTCGCGCGACCTGAAGGCGGGGGCGTCGCTGGCCAACGCCGGCAAGCCGCTGCGGGACATCGTCAGCCTGCAGTCGACCCTGCAGGACGCGCTGGAGGCGATGCTCGCCGAAGGCGGCTCGGTGCCGGTGACCGGCGCGCGCGGCGAGTACGCGGGCACCATCCAGCTGGACACCGTGATCGCGACCATCCAGCAGCTGCGCGAGGAGCACACGAACGGCGAGGAGGTGTCCGCATGA
- a CDS encoding copper resistance D family protein encodes MTQAETTAKPRYSTLLCVVTAGLLGALIGVALMSTTPVPGVVEPDAVVSAGIPVVRVLLDLAAVTTIGLALLSVLAGYDRPKLTEPIMRLARPAGVAAALVWATAAVVALILQTAEYKPGSSTLSPGDLGDYIANVGAGKALVIVAALALVHAGIGALALRFGEKVPAEVRVGLGLFALLPLPVTGHASNWNYHDYTMISMELHVMSAVAWTGGLGAMTVLLVANRTLLAHALPRFSKLATLCLVLSAATGLFNGLVEISLNPTIGFWAALFTTPYGQLFLLKFLCTGVIALLGAYTRFRLMPQIVRHNRTALAAWATLELTVMGLAFGFAVALTRAPVVAS; translated from the coding sequence ATGACCCAGGCCGAGACCACCGCGAAACCCCGCTATTCGACGCTGCTGTGCGTCGTGACGGCGGGGCTGCTCGGTGCCCTCATCGGCGTCGCGCTCATGTCCACCACCCCGGTCCCCGGTGTCGTGGAACCCGACGCGGTGGTCTCGGCCGGCATCCCGGTCGTGCGGGTCCTGCTCGACCTCGCCGCGGTCACGACCATCGGCCTGGCGCTGCTGTCGGTGCTCGCCGGCTACGACCGGCCGAAGCTGACCGAGCCGATCATGCGGCTGGCCCGGCCGGCCGGCGTCGCGGCCGCGCTGGTCTGGGCGACGGCCGCCGTCGTCGCGCTGATCCTGCAGACCGCGGAGTACAAGCCCGGCTCGTCGACGCTCTCGCCGGGCGACCTCGGCGACTACATCGCGAACGTCGGCGCGGGCAAGGCGCTCGTCATCGTCGCGGCGCTCGCGCTCGTCCACGCCGGGATCGGTGCGCTGGCGCTGCGCTTCGGCGAGAAGGTGCCCGCCGAGGTCCGCGTCGGGCTCGGCCTGTTCGCGCTGCTGCCGTTGCCGGTCACCGGGCACGCGTCGAACTGGAACTACCACGACTACACGATGATCTCGATGGAGCTGCACGTCATGAGTGCCGTCGCCTGGACCGGCGGCCTCGGCGCGATGACCGTGCTCCTCGTCGCGAACCGGACGCTCCTGGCGCACGCGCTGCCCCGGTTCTCGAAGCTCGCGACGCTCTGCCTGGTCCTTTCCGCGGCGACCGGGCTGTTCAACGGGCTGGTCGAGATCTCGCTCAACCCGACCATCGGATTCTGGGCGGCCCTCTTCACGACGCCGTACGGGCAGCTCTTCCTCCTGAAGTTCCTCTGCACCGGCGTCATCGCGCTGCTCGGCGCGTACACCCGCTTTCGGCTGATGCCGCAGATCGTCCGGCACAACCGGACGGCCCTCGCCGCGTGGGCGACGCTCGAGCTGACCGTCATGGGATTGGCGTTCGGCTTCGCCGTGGCGCTGACGCGGGCGCCGGTCGTCGCGTCCTGA
- a CDS encoding ABC transporter permease, which produces MNLFDYISDRASKLWLEAYLHTSMVVQCTILAAVLGVLIGVAVYRSPIGSAVATALASTILTVPSFALLGLLIPISGLGPTTAVIALVLYGLLPIVRNTIVGLDGVDPAITDAARGIGMSRFGVLTRVELRLAWPAILTGMRVATQMLMGIAVIAAYAKGPGFGAEVFSGLTNAGSTNSLNQAVTGTVGVVILALILDGIYVLIKRFTISRGVRG; this is translated from the coding sequence ATGAACCTCTTCGACTACATCTCCGACCGGGCGAGCAAGCTCTGGCTGGAGGCTTACCTGCACACCAGCATGGTGGTGCAGTGCACCATCCTCGCGGCGGTCCTCGGCGTGCTGATCGGGGTCGCGGTCTACCGCAGCCCGATCGGTTCGGCGGTGGCCACGGCGCTGGCGAGCACGATCCTGACGGTCCCGTCGTTCGCCCTCCTGGGCCTGCTGATCCCGATCTCGGGGCTCGGTCCGACCACGGCCGTCATCGCGCTGGTGCTCTACGGCCTCCTGCCGATCGTCCGGAACACCATCGTGGGTCTCGACGGCGTCGACCCGGCGATCACCGATGCCGCGCGCGGCATCGGCATGAGCCGCTTCGGCGTGCTCACCCGCGTCGAGCTGCGGCTCGCCTGGCCGGCGATCCTCACCGGCATGCGGGTGGCCACGCAGATGCTGATGGGCATCGCGGTGATCGCCGCCTACGCGAAGGGTCCCGGCTTCGGCGCCGAAGTCTTCTCCGGGCTCACGAACGCGGGGAGCACGAACTCCCTGAACCAAGCCGTCACGGGCACGGTCGGGGTCGTCATCCTCGCCCTGATCCTCGACGGCATCTACGTCCTGATCAAGCGCTTCACCATTTCTAGGGGTGTCCGTGGCTGA
- a CDS encoding YcnI family copper-binding membrane protein yields MSQHVFKRAGFLAATIGVAGLLGTGVASAHVTANVYGPQPTKGGYAAIVFRVPSEEPTTMTTKVAVDFKADYGIGSVRTKPLPGWTAEVTKSKLPTPITKDNGTQITEAVTAVTWTAQPGNELKATDYQEFSVSFGPLPTNVDEVEFPAHQTYSDGKVVDWNQPTPAGGEEPEHPAPAVKLAAKAAGDGDHAAMDANTASTNGEHTEAAAATSDNTARWLGGAGLLVGAIGLGVGAGATIRARKATAKPGGNS; encoded by the coding sequence ATGTCCCAGCACGTCTTCAAGCGCGCCGGTTTCCTCGCCGCCACCATCGGTGTCGCCGGTCTCCTCGGCACGGGCGTCGCCTCCGCGCACGTCACCGCCAACGTCTACGGCCCGCAGCCGACGAAGGGCGGGTACGCGGCGATCGTGTTCCGCGTGCCGAGCGAGGAACCGACCACCATGACCACCAAGGTGGCCGTCGACTTCAAGGCCGACTACGGCATCGGCAGCGTGCGGACCAAGCCGCTGCCCGGCTGGACCGCCGAGGTGACCAAGTCCAAGCTGCCCACCCCGATCACCAAGGACAACGGCACGCAGATCACCGAGGCCGTCACGGCGGTGACGTGGACCGCGCAGCCGGGCAACGAGCTGAAAGCCACCGACTACCAGGAGTTCTCGGTGAGCTTCGGTCCGCTGCCGACCAACGTGGACGAGGTCGAGTTCCCGGCCCACCAGACCTACAGTGATGGCAAGGTCGTCGACTGGAACCAGCCGACCCCGGCGGGCGGCGAGGAGCCGGAGCACCCGGCGCCGGCCGTCAAGCTGGCCGCGAAGGCCGCGGGCGACGGCGACCACGCCGCGATGGACGCGAACACCGCGTCCACCAACGGGGAGCACACTGAAGCCGCGGCGGCGACCTCGGACAACACGGCCCGCTGGCTCGGCGGGGCCGGCCTGCTCGTCGGGGCCATCGGCCTCGGCGTCGGAGCCGGCGCGACCATCCGGGCCCGCAAGGCCACCGCGAAGCCGGGAGGCAACAGCTAA
- a CDS encoding glycine betaine ABC transporter substrate-binding protein has protein sequence MKLRRMKALAGVALLCGTLSACGLSINQGVPYDIQPGTIQPIPSLSGLKVTVGSKDFTENIILAYMAEMALTASGADVVDLSDIKGSNSSRQALLSGQTDVTWEYTGTGWINYQGNELPVPGGEKAQYEATAKADEEKFGVTWLNYSPLNDQYAFAVTEEYGAKNNLKTTSDLAAFIKQKPDQAVFCLETEFTSRQDGFPAAVKAYGFQNPKIENFGIGTIYSAVASGTCPVGEVFTTDGRISGLNLRVLEDDKKAFPQYNAVPTLRTEYLKAHPDIRGPLEKIAAALDNEQMVQLCKQVDVDGQDAGKVAHEWMVKKGFVK, from the coding sequence ATGAAACTCCGCCGGATGAAGGCACTCGCCGGGGTGGCCCTGCTCTGCGGCACGCTCTCGGCGTGCGGTCTGTCGATCAACCAGGGGGTGCCCTACGACATCCAGCCGGGCACGATCCAGCCGATCCCGTCGCTGAGCGGGCTCAAGGTCACGGTGGGGTCGAAGGACTTCACCGAGAACATCATCCTGGCCTACATGGCCGAGATGGCGTTGACCGCGTCGGGCGCGGACGTCGTCGACCTGTCGGACATCAAGGGGTCCAACTCGTCGCGGCAGGCGCTGCTGTCCGGTCAGACGGACGTCACGTGGGAGTACACCGGCACGGGCTGGATCAACTACCAGGGCAACGAGCTCCCGGTGCCCGGCGGCGAGAAGGCCCAGTACGAGGCGACGGCCAAGGCGGACGAAGAGAAGTTCGGCGTCACGTGGCTGAACTACTCGCCGCTCAACGACCAGTACGCGTTCGCCGTCACCGAGGAGTACGGCGCGAAGAACAACTTGAAGACGACGTCGGACCTCGCAGCGTTCATCAAGCAGAAGCCGGACCAGGCGGTGTTCTGCCTGGAGACGGAGTTCACCAGCCGCCAGGACGGGTTCCCGGCCGCGGTGAAGGCCTACGGCTTCCAGAACCCGAAGATCGAGAACTTCGGCATCGGCACGATCTACTCGGCGGTCGCGAGCGGCACCTGCCCGGTGGGCGAGGTGTTCACCACCGACGGCCGGATCTCCGGGCTGAACCTGCGGGTGCTCGAGGACGACAAGAAGGCGTTCCCGCAGTACAACGCGGTCCCGACGCTGCGCACGGAGTACCTCAAGGCGCACCCGGACATCCGCGGCCCACTCGAGAAGATCGCCGCGGCGCTCGACAACGAGCAGATGGTCCAGCTGTGCAAGCAGGTCGACGTCGACGGCCAGGACGCGGGCAAGGTCGCCCACGAGTGGATGGTCAAGAAGGGCTTCGTGAAGTAG
- a CDS encoding class I SAM-dependent methyltransferase: METTRKHKVPEMEGLQARWYAKNRGTEAQLAQYRRQAAEVTAGLPDGAEVLEVAPGPGFFAVELAKRGFRVTGLDISHTMVEIARENGAGLEIDFRQGDITHAPFADESFDFLVCQAAFKNFRQPVAALDEMHRVLRPGGFAVIHDLNHEATGADIDREVAGMNVGAVAGFTVRQTLGWLRRRAFTREQFEALAAESAFGGWSVTADGVGLEVRLTR, encoded by the coding sequence ATGGAGACGACCCGCAAGCACAAGGTGCCCGAAATGGAGGGCCTCCAGGCCCGCTGGTACGCCAAGAACCGCGGCACCGAGGCGCAGCTCGCGCAGTACCGCCGCCAAGCGGCCGAGGTGACAGCGGGGCTGCCCGACGGCGCCGAGGTCCTGGAGGTGGCGCCCGGGCCGGGCTTCTTCGCCGTCGAGCTGGCGAAGCGCGGCTTCCGCGTCACCGGGCTGGACATCAGCCACACGATGGTCGAGATCGCCCGGGAAAACGGCGCGGGCCTGGAGATCGACTTCCGGCAGGGCGACATCACGCACGCGCCGTTCGCCGACGAGTCGTTCGACTTCCTGGTCTGCCAGGCCGCGTTCAAGAACTTCCGGCAGCCGGTGGCCGCTCTCGACGAAATGCACCGGGTGCTGCGCCCGGGCGGGTTCGCGGTGATCCACGACCTGAACCACGAGGCCACGGGCGCGGACATCGACCGCGAGGTAGCCGGGATGAACGTCGGTGCGGTCGCCGGGTTCACCGTCCGGCAGACGCTCGGGTGGCTGCGGCGCCGGGCGTTCACCCGGGAGCAGTTCGAGGCGTTGGCCGCCGAAAGCGCTTTCGGCGGCTGGTCGGTGACGGCCGACGGCGTCGGCCTGGAGGTCCGCCTCACCCGCTGA
- a CDS encoding ABC transporter permease: MTAAVDTGFSTESGSKRAERVRLFAQPAVVLVIVAVTLIWVFSSGLTATEKETLNASSLFTALWDHVLMTLVVVAIVVVVAVPLGVIVTRPWARFLAPIFLAIANIGQAAPALGVLVLWFIVTGSVGGLWVAALPLAFYSLLPVLRNTMVGIQQVDPALIDAGRGIGMSAAAVLWRVEMPLAVPLILAGLRTSLVLAVGTATFGMFVNAGGFGLLIDTGYKLNLTSVLVTGSVLAVALALLVDWLGAVAEQFFGPKGLR; the protein is encoded by the coding sequence ATGACGGCTGCCGTCGATACCGGTTTCAGCACCGAATCCGGCTCCAAGCGCGCGGAACGCGTCCGGCTGTTCGCCCAGCCCGCCGTGGTGCTGGTGATCGTCGCCGTCACGCTGATCTGGGTGTTCTCCAGCGGGCTGACCGCGACCGAGAAGGAGACGCTCAACGCCTCTTCGCTGTTCACGGCGTTGTGGGACCACGTGCTGATGACGCTCGTGGTGGTCGCGATCGTCGTGGTGGTCGCGGTGCCGCTCGGGGTGATCGTGACTCGCCCGTGGGCACGTTTCCTCGCGCCGATCTTCCTGGCGATCGCGAACATCGGCCAAGCCGCGCCCGCGCTCGGTGTGCTGGTGCTGTGGTTCATCGTCACCGGCTCGGTCGGCGGGCTGTGGGTGGCGGCGCTGCCGCTGGCCTTCTACTCGCTGCTGCCGGTGCTGCGGAACACGATGGTCGGGATCCAGCAGGTGGACCCGGCGCTGATCGACGCGGGCCGCGGCATCGGCATGTCGGCGGCCGCGGTGCTGTGGCGGGTCGAGATGCCGCTGGCCGTTCCGCTGATCCTGGCCGGCCTGCGCACCTCGCTGGTGCTGGCGGTCGGCACGGCGACGTTCGGCATGTTCGTCAACGCCGGCGGCTTCGGGCTGCTCATCGACACCGGGTACAAGCTGAACCTGACCTCGGTGCTGGTCACCGGCTCGGTGCTGGCCGTGGCGCTCGCGCTGCTGGTCGACTGGCTGGGCGCGGTCGCGGAACAGTTCTTCGGACCGAAGGGGCTGCGATGA
- a CDS encoding TM0106 family RecB-like putative nuclease, translating into MKGEVVLDAGAVSRCRRRVHLEHDPTMREVPLSPPDPTAQQRIDDATAHREDIVTRLMAANPGSWVKVPRDLPAHERVELTEQAFAAEARYIWGALLPVDPAGHRRGGIDLLVRTGRGYVPVLVVRHRISDRGTGAIVTDLTDLDPAHRAADESRKVRSQPRDQLRLVHIRRMLQTLGQADESLTLGGVIGLDADVVVWHDLTAGTWPGGRSALTEYQVRFADRLAIASAAANGEEPLAEPSRVLECRRCPWWPTCEKVLTETRDVSLVVRGEDAVELRRAGVSTVDKLAALDPTGDAPEINWTGVTFPDAVVLARAWLADLTLVRRVDRVEVPRADVEVDVDMESFGDAGAYLWGCLLTGADIGISPGYRAFATWDPLPTEDEARSFAEFWAWLTDVRERTEAAGLTFRAYCYNALAENRWLFGSVERFGDHPGIPAKKEIQSFVDSDEWVDLFRSVTDQFLCSQGKGLKVIAPVAGFAWRDPEAGGEASMRWYRDAVGMDGEVPDAEQRERLLRYNEDDVLATHALREWIDARAQAEVPYMFDL; encoded by the coding sequence ATGAAGGGCGAGGTGGTACTCGACGCGGGAGCGGTCAGCCGCTGCCGCCGGCGTGTGCACCTGGAGCACGACCCCACGATGCGCGAGGTACCGCTTTCCCCGCCGGACCCCACCGCGCAGCAGCGGATCGACGACGCGACCGCCCACCGCGAGGACATCGTCACCCGGCTGATGGCGGCCAACCCCGGCAGCTGGGTGAAGGTCCCCCGCGATCTCCCGGCCCACGAGCGCGTCGAGCTCACCGAACAGGCCTTCGCCGCCGAAGCCCGCTACATCTGGGGCGCGCTGCTGCCGGTCGACCCGGCCGGGCACCGGCGCGGCGGCATCGACCTGCTCGTCCGCACCGGCCGCGGGTACGTCCCGGTGCTCGTCGTCCGCCACCGGATCTCCGACCGCGGCACCGGCGCCATCGTCACCGACCTGACCGACCTCGACCCGGCGCACCGCGCCGCCGACGAGAGCCGCAAGGTCCGGTCGCAGCCGCGTGACCAGCTGCGGCTCGTGCACATCCGCCGCATGCTGCAGACGCTCGGGCAGGCCGACGAGAGCCTCACCCTCGGCGGCGTCATCGGCCTCGACGCCGACGTCGTCGTCTGGCACGACCTCACCGCGGGCACCTGGCCGGGCGGGCGCAGCGCGCTCACCGAGTACCAGGTCCGGTTCGCCGACCGGCTCGCGATCGCCAGCGCGGCCGCGAACGGCGAGGAGCCGCTGGCCGAGCCGTCGCGCGTGCTGGAGTGCCGCCGCTGCCCGTGGTGGCCGACGTGCGAGAAGGTGCTCACCGAGACCCGCGACGTCAGCCTCGTCGTCCGTGGCGAGGACGCGGTGGAGCTGCGCCGCGCCGGCGTGTCCACTGTGGACAAACTGGCCGCGCTCGACCCCACCGGCGACGCGCCGGAGATCAACTGGACCGGCGTGACGTTCCCGGACGCCGTCGTGCTCGCCCGCGCCTGGCTGGCGGACCTGACGCTGGTGCGCCGCGTCGACCGCGTCGAGGTACCGCGCGCCGACGTCGAGGTCGACGTCGACATGGAGAGCTTCGGCGACGCCGGCGCGTACCTCTGGGGCTGCCTGCTGACCGGCGCCGACATCGGGATTTCGCCGGGCTACCGGGCCTTCGCGACCTGGGATCCGCTGCCCACCGAAGACGAAGCCCGGTCCTTCGCGGAGTTCTGGGCCTGGCTCACCGACGTCCGCGAGCGCACCGAAGCGGCCGGTCTGACGTTCCGCGCGTACTGCTACAACGCGCTCGCCGAGAACCGCTGGCTCTTCGGCTCGGTCGAGCGCTTCGGCGACCACCCGGGCATCCCCGCGAAGAAGGAAATCCAGTCCTTTGTGGACTCGGACGAGTGGGTCGACCTCTTCCGCAGCGTCACCGACCAGTTCCTGTGCTCCCAGGGCAAGGGCCTGAAGGTGATCGCCCCGGTGGCCGGCTTCGCCTGGCGCGACCCGGAAGCGGGCGGCGAGGCATCGATGCGCTGGTACCGCGACGCGGTCGGCATGGACGGCGAGGTACCCGACGCCGAGCAGCGCGAGCGGCTGCTGCGCTACAACGAGGACGACGTCCTGGCGACGCACGCGCTCCGGGAGTGGATCGACGCCCGCGCGCAGGCCGAAGTCCCGTACATGTTCGATCTCTGA
- a CDS encoding PadR family transcriptional regulator, giving the protein MKKRKVGNLLGLAVLSAVAERPMHPYEMAAVLKERGKDADMPIKWGSLYTVVANLEKHGFLEAVESVKDGGRPERTVYRIAPAGREEFEDWVRELVGTLDREPPRFKAGLSMLGVLGPDQTISRLRERLAQLDERAEAHRAQLEQLRPLMPRLFLIEVEYDLAMTEAEARWVRGFLEELTTGALPGIDAWRRYHETGEFPDDLGEFVER; this is encoded by the coding sequence TTGAAGAAGCGGAAGGTCGGCAACCTGCTGGGGCTGGCCGTGCTGTCCGCCGTGGCCGAGCGGCCGATGCACCCGTACGAAATGGCAGCCGTGCTCAAGGAGCGCGGCAAGGACGCCGACATGCCGATCAAGTGGGGCTCGCTCTACACGGTCGTCGCAAACCTGGAGAAGCACGGCTTCCTGGAGGCCGTGGAGAGCGTGAAGGACGGCGGGCGGCCCGAACGGACCGTCTACCGGATCGCTCCGGCCGGGCGCGAGGAGTTCGAGGACTGGGTCCGCGAGCTAGTCGGCACGCTCGACCGGGAACCCCCGCGGTTCAAGGCGGGGCTGTCGATGCTGGGCGTGCTCGGCCCGGACCAGACGATCAGCCGGCTGCGCGAGCGGCTGGCGCAGCTCGACGAACGAGCCGAGGCGCACCGGGCGCAGCTCGAGCAGCTGCGCCCGCTGATGCCGCGGTTGTTCCTGATCGAGGTCGAGTACGACCTCGCGATGACGGAAGCCGAAGCGCGCTGGGTGCGCGGCTTCCTCGAAGAACTGACCACCGGCGCCTTGCCCGGCATCGACGCCTGGCGGCGCTACCACGAAACCGGCGAATTCCCGGACGACCTGGGGGAGTTCGTGGAGAGGTAG